One region of Syntrophobacter fumaroxidans MPOB genomic DNA includes:
- the pstA gene encoding phosphate ABC transporter permease PstA, with protein MSIRTRHLLQKAVFGVLRGAALINGLALFIIISFLVYNGWRAVDWTFLSQPPLDSMTRGGIFPCIAGTFLLGFGSMLVAFPWGVASAIFLHEYARPGPALRVIRLGINNLAGVPSVVFGLFGLAFFVTWCKLGVSILSGVLTLGVLILPVIIGTAEEALRSVPATYREASLALGATKWQTILRVVLPAAFPGMLTGSILGISRAAGETAAIMFTAAVFFTPHLPASLFDPVMALPYHIYVLATAGTQIEVTRPLQYGTALVLIALVFGMNLVAIVCRARLQRKG; from the coding sequence ATGTCCATACGGACCCGGCACCTGCTTCAGAAGGCGGTCTTCGGCGTTTTGCGCGGTGCGGCCCTGATCAACGGACTGGCCCTTTTCATTATCATTTCCTTTCTGGTTTACAACGGGTGGCGTGCCGTCGACTGGACGTTCCTGAGTCAGCCGCCGCTGGATTCCATGACCAGGGGCGGTATTTTCCCCTGTATCGCCGGCACCTTTCTGCTGGGTTTCGGGTCCATGCTGGTGGCCTTTCCCTGGGGGGTTGCATCGGCCATCTTCCTGCACGAATACGCGCGTCCGGGTCCGGCGTTGCGCGTCATCCGCCTGGGCATCAACAACCTGGCCGGAGTTCCATCCGTCGTGTTCGGGTTGTTCGGTCTGGCCTTTTTTGTCACCTGGTGCAAGCTGGGTGTGAGCATCCTGTCGGGAGTGCTGACCCTTGGGGTTCTGATTCTGCCGGTCATCATCGGGACGGCGGAGGAAGCGCTGCGATCGGTGCCCGCAACTTACCGGGAAGCGTCCCTGGCTCTCGGCGCGACCAAGTGGCAGACCATCCTGCGCGTAGTGCTTCCCGCCGCGTTCCCCGGCATGCTGACCGGTTCGATCCTCGGCATCAGCCGGGCCGCCGGCGAGACCGCCGCCATCATGTTCACCGCCGCCGTGTTCTTCACGCCGCATCTGCCCGCTTCCCTGTTCGACCCGGTAATGGCTCTGCCCTACCACATATATGTCCTGGCCACCGCGGGAACCCAGATCGAGGTCACGCGGCCCCTTCAATACGGCACGGCACTGGTCCTCATCGCGCTGGTTTTCGGAATGAACCTGGTCGCCATCGTCTGCCGGGCAAGGCTGCAAAGAAAAGGATAA
- the phoU gene encoding phosphate signaling complex protein PhoU translates to MESRFLKELDRLRMIILEMAARTETALEKSAKAFFERDVELAEEVIRGDDAINRLEVDVDRLSLRLLALEQPMARDLRFIVGCMRIAVELERIADLAVNVARRGVFMSRRPPLPPNASLEQLATTALDMLRTVIDSFVRQNADEAREVCQMDDTADDLNVKVLKSLLDHMVKEAPAVERSVQTIIVSRCLERVADQTTNIAESVIFMVLGVNIKHHCE, encoded by the coding sequence ATGGAAAGTCGATTCCTCAAGGAATTGGACCGGCTCCGGATGATCATCCTGGAGATGGCCGCGCGGACCGAAACGGCATTGGAGAAGTCCGCAAAGGCTTTTTTCGAGCGGGATGTGGAACTGGCCGAGGAGGTGATCCGCGGCGACGACGCGATCAACCGGCTGGAAGTCGACGTGGACCGGCTCAGCCTTCGCCTGCTCGCCCTGGAGCAGCCCATGGCGCGGGATCTTCGCTTCATCGTGGGTTGCATGCGGATTGCCGTCGAACTGGAGCGCATCGCGGACCTGGCCGTCAACGTGGCGCGCAGGGGGGTGTTCATGAGCCGCCGGCCGCCGCTGCCTCCCAACGCGTCCCTGGAGCAGTTGGCCACCACGGCGCTGGACATGCTGCGCACGGTCATCGACTCGTTCGTCAGGCAGAACGCGGATGAAGCCCGCGAAGTCTGCCAGATGGACGATACGGCCGACGACCTGAACGTGAAGGTCCTCAAGAGCCTGCTGGACCACATGGTGAAGGAGGCCCCGGCGGTGGAGCGCTCGGTTCAGACCATCATCGTTTCGAGGTGCCTCGAGCGGGTGGCCGATCAGACCACCAACATCGCCGAGAGCGTCATCTTCATGGTCCTGGGAGTGAACATCAAGCATCACTGCGAATAG
- the pstB gene encoding phosphate ABC transporter ATP-binding protein PstB, producing MSMLKMASTKLNFFYGGFQALSDISLEFERNRVTALIGPSGCGKSTFLRCLNRMNDLIPGTRVEGTILLDGEDIYASEMDVVTLRRRVGMVFQKPNPFPKTVFENVAYGLRVNAVRDETFIAERVEKSLRRAALWEEVKERLHQSALGLSGGQQQRLCIARALAVEPEVLLMDEPASALDPIATQKIEELIQELKKNYTIIIVTHNMQQAARVSDVTAFFYMGALIEVNTTETLFTRPKYRQTEDYVTGRFG from the coding sequence ATGAGCATGCTGAAGATGGCCTCAACGAAACTGAATTTCTTTTACGGCGGTTTTCAGGCGCTGAGCGACATCTCGCTCGAGTTCGAGCGGAACCGGGTCACCGCCCTCATCGGGCCTTCCGGGTGCGGCAAGAGCACTTTTCTTCGGTGTCTCAACCGCATGAACGACCTGATCCCCGGGACCCGTGTCGAGGGAACGATCCTTCTTGACGGTGAAGACATCTACGCATCGGAAATGGATGTGGTGACGCTGCGTCGTCGCGTGGGAATGGTGTTCCAGAAACCCAACCCGTTCCCCAAGACCGTTTTCGAAAACGTCGCCTATGGTCTGCGGGTGAACGCCGTCAGGGATGAAACGTTCATCGCGGAACGGGTGGAGAAGAGCCTTCGCCGGGCCGCCCTGTGGGAGGAGGTCAAGGAGCGGCTGCACCAATCCGCGCTCGGCCTGTCCGGCGGACAGCAGCAGCGGCTGTGCATCGCCCGGGCATTGGCCGTGGAACCCGAGGTCCTGCTCATGGACGAACCCGCTTCCGCCCTCGATCCCATTGCCACTCAAAAGATAGAGGAATTGATCCAGGAACTGAAGAAGAACTACACGATCATCATCGTGACGCACAACATGCAGCAGGCGGCGCGGGTTTCGGACGTAACGGCCTTCTTCTACATGGGGGCGCTGATCGAGGTGAACACCACAGAAACGTTGTTCACCCGGCCCAAATATCGCCAGACGGAAGACTACGTCACGGGCCGCTTCGGTTGA